From Hyla sarda isolate aHylSar1 chromosome 1 unlocalized genomic scaffold, aHylSar1.hap1 SUPER_1_unloc_24, whole genome shotgun sequence, a single genomic window includes:
- the LOC130298138 gene encoding gastrula zinc finger protein XlCGF71.1-like, protein MSWVVKGLILIIKSVLFSADSCTRRSEENLISSDYKADDDITQDTYEEHSIIPDTPSALHSQDLSSHPYIQVLSSHSSQDVQQKKGHRRDVGHQRAHTGKKPYSCSECGKCFTKKSHLAGHRRTHTGEKPFSCSECGKCFTFKSNLVVHQRTHKGEKPFSCSECGKCFTRKPNLIEHQRTHTEEKPFSCSVCGKCFTRKPNLIEHQRIHTEEKPFSCSECGKCFTFKSSLVVHQRTHTGEKPFLCSECGKCFTLKSSLVKHQRTHTGEKPIQSNK, encoded by the coding sequence atgtcctgggttgttaaggggttaatactgataataaaatctgtgttattctctgcagattcttgtaccaggagatcagaggagaatcttatatcttcagattataaagcagatgatgatatcacacaagatacatatgaagaacattccattatcccagatacaccctcagcccttcacagccaagatctgtcatctcatccttatatacaggtcctgtcttctcattcatcacaggatgttcagcaaaaaaaaggtcacagaagggatgttggacatcaacgagctcatacaggaaagaaaccatattcatgctcagaatgtgggaaatgttttactaagaaatcacatCTTGCTGGACAtcgaagaactcacacaggagagaagccattttcatgctcagaatgtgggaaatgttttacttttaaatcaaatcttgttgtacatcagagaactcacaaaggagagaagccattttcatgttcagaatgtgggaagtgtTTTACTCGGAAACCAAATCTTattgaacatcaaagaactcacacagaagagaagccattttcatgttcagtatGTGGGAAGTGTTTTACTCGGAAACCAAATCTTAttgaacatcaaagaattcacacagaagagaagccattttcatgctcagaatgtgggaaatgttttacttttaaatcaagccttgttgtacatcaaagaactcacacaggggagaagccatttttatgttcagaatgtgggaaatgttttactttaaaatcaagtcttgttaaacatcagagaactcacacaggagagaagccaattcagagcaataaatga